The Cloeon dipterum chromosome 3, ieCloDipt1.1, whole genome shotgun sequence genome includes a region encoding these proteins:
- the LOC135938513 gene encoding uncharacterized protein LOC135938513 isoform X1 has protein sequence MGRKAKFGEEKQKKGPGRKAKKQGDPSFPKHLKENVEKKLKSSRQRKRARIATQKLEAKALLKEMKKAAIIEEKKIKSAGKENKGIIKKQVPRKKAPVPVLKEPEESEGEGTTEYSDSDEELQQSKAKKLTKTAKKSQEPKKNLFDEDESEEDDNSDEYEDNDLDIPDDDSESEELGDEEDEEVEGDEGSDVGEEEEEVEGDEGSDLEDEEDEDSNAEDSGDEEEEGDSDGAQDDNYGDSDDSDMLPIEKANKKLKKKMEKEKADAAAEELEMNVTTHDVFQFPEGEEAEKMEGLQDVQQRMKDVIMVLSDFKRLREPNRSRKEYLELLLKDLCLYYSYNEFLMEKLMDIFPLSELMEFLEASEVTRPVTLRANSLKTRRRDLAQALISRGVNLDPIGKWTKVGLVVFNSQVPLGATPEYLAGHYILQGASSLLPVMALAPQENERILDMCSAPGGKASHIAAIMKNTGVLFANDANKDRIKAVVGNFHRLGIVNSVITNVDGRKYSTMMKGFDRILLDAPCTGTGVLSKDPSVKTNKDQGDIDKCVNLQRELILSAIDCLSSADKSKSGGYLVYSTCSILPEENECVVDFALKHRDVRLVPTGLDFGVDGFANFRQHRLHPSLKLSKRFYPHSQNMDGFFVAKLQKLSNKIPQSRKERRIEEAMENPEGSDEEDSEESQEEEKPVQKKSGNKRKREEITKVIKGDKSQKKPKLDSDQQLPKGQKKHVQNGEEQKRPVQNAKEQKKPVQGGREQRKPVQSGKEQKKPVQNAKGQRKPVQGSKEQRKPVQNAKEQKKSVEHKKSVQNGQPDGLFILPKGKTNLKGQKSNSIATKLNC, from the exons ATGGGCCGCAAAGCTAAGTTTGGAGAAGAGAAGCAGAAAAAGGGACCAGGCAGGAAAGCAAAAAAGCAGGGCGATCCTTCATTCCCAAAACATCTAAAAG aaaatgttgaaaagaAACTTAAGAGTTCGCGTCAGAGGAAGAGAGCAAGGATTGCAACGCAGAAACTCGAGGCGAAGGCTCTCTTGAAAGAAATGAAGAAAGCTGCAATAAtcgaagaaaagaaaatcaaatctgCAGGGAAAGAGAATAAAG GAATCATCAAGAAACAAGTTCCACGTAAGAAGGCGCCAGTTCCGGTATTAAAAGAGCCTGAAGAGAGTGAAGGTGAAGGAACCACTGAATATAGTGACAGTGATGAGGAGCTGCAGCAGTCAAAGGCTAAGAAGTTAACCAAAACTGCAAAGAAATCTCAAGAACCGAAGAAAAACTTGTTCGATGAAG ATGAAAGTGAGGAAGATGACAATAGTGATGAATATGAGGACAATGACCTGGATATTCCTGACGATGATTCTGAATCTGAGGAACTTGGAGACGAAGAGGATGAAGAAGTTGAAGGAGATGAAGGTAGTGACGTGGGagaggaggaagaagaagtTGAAGGAGATGAAGGTAGTGACTTGGAAGATGAGGAAGATGAAGACAGCAACGCTGAAGACAGCGGAGATGAGGAAGAGGAAGGTGACTCTGATGGTGCTCAGGATGATAATTACGGAGATTCTGATGACAGCGACATGCTTCCTATTGAAAAAGCCAACAAGaagctgaagaaaaaaatggagaagGAAAA GGCcgatgctgctgctgaggaACTAGAAATGAACGTCACCACGCATGATGTCTTCCAATTCCCTGAAGGCGAAGAGGCAGAAAAAATGGAAGGACTGCAAGATGTGCAGCAGAGAATGAAGGATGTCATCATGGTGCTCTCTGACTTCAA GCGGCTGAGGGAGCCAAACCGTAGCAGGAAGGAATACCTGGAACTTCTGCTGAAAGACTTGTGTCTCTACTACAGCTACAATGAATTTCTTATGGAAAAACTTATGGATATCTTCCCATTGAGTGAATTGATGGAGTTCTTGGAGGCCAGTGAAGTGACCAGGCCCGTTACCCTGAGGGCAAACTCTCTGAAAACTAGACGCAGAGATCTGGCGCAG GCCTTGATCAGCAGAGGTGTCAATTTGGACCCGATCGGCAAGTGGACCAAGGTTGGTCTGGTAGTTTTCAACTCGCAAGTGCCGCTTGGCGCCACTCCTGAGTACCTTGCGGGTCACTACATTCTCCAGGGAGCATCCAGTTTGCTGCCAGTGATGGCACTGGCCCCGCAAGAAAACGAACGAATCCTAGACATGTGTTCCGCGCCTGGAGGAAAAGCATCTCACATTG CTGCTATTATGAAGAATACTGGAGTTCTCTTTGCTAATGATGCCAACAAGGACAGAATCAAAGCCGTTGTGGGCAACTTCCATCGCTTGGGAATTGTAAATTCAGTCATCACAAACGTTGATGGAAGAAAGTATTCTACG ATGATGAAAGGTTTCGACCGCATCTTGTTAGATGCCCCTTGCACAGGCACAGGTGTGTTGTCCAAGGATCCCAGCGTCAAAACTAACAAGGACCAAGGAGACATTGACAAGTGCGTCAACCTGCAGAGGGAACTCATCCTTTCAGCCATTGATTGTCTCAGTTCTGCAGACAAATCCAAGTCTGGTGGCTACCTCGTCTACTCGACTTGTTCCATTTTG CCTGAGGAAAATGAGTGCGTTGTTGATTTTGCTCTGAAGCATAGAGATGTCAGGCTTGTGCCAACTGGACTTGATTTTGGCGTTGATGGCTTTGCCAACTTCAGACAACACAG ACTGCACCCTAGCCTGAAACTATCTAAAAGGTTTTATCCTCATTCCCAAAACATGGATGGCTTCTTTGTGGCTAAGCTTCAAAAATTATCCAACAAAATTCCACAATCAAGGAAAGAAAGGAGGATAGAAGAAGCAATGGAGAACCCTGAAGGCAGTGATGAGGAAGACTCTGAAGAAAGCCAGG AGGAAGAGAAACCAGTGCAAAAGAAAAGTGGCAACAAGAGAAAGAGGGAAGAGATAACCAAGGTTATCAAAGGAGATAAAAGCCAGAAAAAGCCCAAACTGGACAGTGATCAACAGTTGCCTAAAGGTCAGAAGAAGCATGTTCAAAATGGTGAAGAACAGAAGAGACCTGTCCAAAATGCTAAAGAACAGAAGAAACCTGTTCAAGGTGGCAGAGAACAGAGGAAACCTGTTCAAAGTGGCAAAGAACAGAAGAAACCTGTCCAAAATGCTAAAGGACAGAGGAAACCTGTTCAAGGTAGCAAAGAACAGAGGAAACCTGTCCAAAATGCTAAAGAACAGAAGAAATCTGTAGAACACAAGAAATCTGTTCAAAATGGACAGCCAGATGGCTTATTTATCTTGCCCAAAGGGAAGACAAATTTGAAAGGGCAGAAGTCAAATAGCATTGCTACAAAGTTAAACTGCTAA
- the LOC135938513 gene encoding uncharacterized protein LOC135938513 isoform X3 — protein MGRKAKFGEEKQKKGPGRKAKKQGDPSFPKHLKENVEKKLKSSRQRKRARIATQKLEAKALLKEMKKAAIIEEKKIKSAGKENKGIIKKQVPRKKAPVPVLKEPEESEGEGTTEYSDSDEELQQSKAKKLTKTAKKSQEPKKNLFDEDESEEDDNSDEYEDNDLDIPDDDSESEELGDEEDEEVEGDEGSDVGEEEEEVEGDEGSDLEDEEDEDSNAEDSGDEEEEGDSDGAQDDNYGDSDDSDMLPIEKANKKLKKKMEKEKADAAAEELEMNVTTHDVFQFPEGEEAEKMEGLQDVQQRMKDVIMVLSDFKRLREPNRSRKEYLELLLKDLCLYYSYNEFLMEKLMDIFPLSELMEFLEASEVTRPVTLRANSLKTRRRDLAQALISRGVNLDPIGKWTKVGLVVFNSQVPLGATPEYLAGHYILQGASSLLPVMALAPQENERILDMCSAPGGKASHIAAIMKNTGVLFANDANKDRIKAVVGNFHRLGIVNSVITNVDGRKYSTMMKGFDRILLDAPCTGTGVLSKDPSVKTNKDQGDIDKCVNLQRELILSAIDCLSSADKSKSGGYLVYSTCSILPEENECVVDFALKHRDVRLVPTGLDFGVDGFANFRQHRLHPSLKLSKRFYPHSQNMDGFFVAKLQKLSNKIPQSRKERRIEEAMENPEGSDEEDSEESQEEEKPVQKKSGNKRKREEITKVIKGDKSQKKPKLDSDQQLPKGQKKHVQNGEEQKRPVQNAKEQKKPVQGGREQRKPVQSGKEQKKPVQNAKEQKKSVEHKKSVQNGQPDGLFILPKGKTNLKGQKSNSIATKLNC, from the exons ATGGGCCGCAAAGCTAAGTTTGGAGAAGAGAAGCAGAAAAAGGGACCAGGCAGGAAAGCAAAAAAGCAGGGCGATCCTTCATTCCCAAAACATCTAAAAG aaaatgttgaaaagaAACTTAAGAGTTCGCGTCAGAGGAAGAGAGCAAGGATTGCAACGCAGAAACTCGAGGCGAAGGCTCTCTTGAAAGAAATGAAGAAAGCTGCAATAAtcgaagaaaagaaaatcaaatctgCAGGGAAAGAGAATAAAG GAATCATCAAGAAACAAGTTCCACGTAAGAAGGCGCCAGTTCCGGTATTAAAAGAGCCTGAAGAGAGTGAAGGTGAAGGAACCACTGAATATAGTGACAGTGATGAGGAGCTGCAGCAGTCAAAGGCTAAGAAGTTAACCAAAACTGCAAAGAAATCTCAAGAACCGAAGAAAAACTTGTTCGATGAAG ATGAAAGTGAGGAAGATGACAATAGTGATGAATATGAGGACAATGACCTGGATATTCCTGACGATGATTCTGAATCTGAGGAACTTGGAGACGAAGAGGATGAAGAAGTTGAAGGAGATGAAGGTAGTGACGTGGGagaggaggaagaagaagtTGAAGGAGATGAAGGTAGTGACTTGGAAGATGAGGAAGATGAAGACAGCAACGCTGAAGACAGCGGAGATGAGGAAGAGGAAGGTGACTCTGATGGTGCTCAGGATGATAATTACGGAGATTCTGATGACAGCGACATGCTTCCTATTGAAAAAGCCAACAAGaagctgaagaaaaaaatggagaagGAAAA GGCcgatgctgctgctgaggaACTAGAAATGAACGTCACCACGCATGATGTCTTCCAATTCCCTGAAGGCGAAGAGGCAGAAAAAATGGAAGGACTGCAAGATGTGCAGCAGAGAATGAAGGATGTCATCATGGTGCTCTCTGACTTCAA GCGGCTGAGGGAGCCAAACCGTAGCAGGAAGGAATACCTGGAACTTCTGCTGAAAGACTTGTGTCTCTACTACAGCTACAATGAATTTCTTATGGAAAAACTTATGGATATCTTCCCATTGAGTGAATTGATGGAGTTCTTGGAGGCCAGTGAAGTGACCAGGCCCGTTACCCTGAGGGCAAACTCTCTGAAAACTAGACGCAGAGATCTGGCGCAG GCCTTGATCAGCAGAGGTGTCAATTTGGACCCGATCGGCAAGTGGACCAAGGTTGGTCTGGTAGTTTTCAACTCGCAAGTGCCGCTTGGCGCCACTCCTGAGTACCTTGCGGGTCACTACATTCTCCAGGGAGCATCCAGTTTGCTGCCAGTGATGGCACTGGCCCCGCAAGAAAACGAACGAATCCTAGACATGTGTTCCGCGCCTGGAGGAAAAGCATCTCACATTG CTGCTATTATGAAGAATACTGGAGTTCTCTTTGCTAATGATGCCAACAAGGACAGAATCAAAGCCGTTGTGGGCAACTTCCATCGCTTGGGAATTGTAAATTCAGTCATCACAAACGTTGATGGAAGAAAGTATTCTACG ATGATGAAAGGTTTCGACCGCATCTTGTTAGATGCCCCTTGCACAGGCACAGGTGTGTTGTCCAAGGATCCCAGCGTCAAAACTAACAAGGACCAAGGAGACATTGACAAGTGCGTCAACCTGCAGAGGGAACTCATCCTTTCAGCCATTGATTGTCTCAGTTCTGCAGACAAATCCAAGTCTGGTGGCTACCTCGTCTACTCGACTTGTTCCATTTTG CCTGAGGAAAATGAGTGCGTTGTTGATTTTGCTCTGAAGCATAGAGATGTCAGGCTTGTGCCAACTGGACTTGATTTTGGCGTTGATGGCTTTGCCAACTTCAGACAACACAG ACTGCACCCTAGCCTGAAACTATCTAAAAGGTTTTATCCTCATTCCCAAAACATGGATGGCTTCTTTGTGGCTAAGCTTCAAAAATTATCCAACAAAATTCCACAATCAAGGAAAGAAAGGAGGATAGAAGAAGCAATGGAGAACCCTGAAGGCAGTGATGAGGAAGACTCTGAAGAAAGCCAGG AGGAAGAGAAACCAGTGCAAAAGAAAAGTGGCAACAAGAGAAAGAGGGAAGAGATAACCAAGGTTATCAAAGGAGATAAAAGCCAGAAAAAGCCCAAACTGGACAGTGATCAACAGTTGCCTAAAGGTCAGAAGAAGCATGTTCAAAATGGTGAAGAACAGAAGAGACCTGTCCAAAATGCTAAAGAACAGAAGAAACCTGTTCAAGGTGGCAGAGAACAGAGGAAACCTGTTCAAAGTGGCAAAGAACAGAAGAAAC CTGTCCAAAATGCTAAAGAACAGAAGAAATCTGTAGAACACAAGAAATCTGTTCAAAATGGACAGCCAGATGGCTTATTTATCTTGCCCAAAGGGAAGACAAATTTGAAAGGGCAGAAGTCAAATAGCATTGCTACAAAGTTAAACTGCTAA
- the LOC135938513 gene encoding uncharacterized protein LOC135938513 isoform X4, producing the protein MGRKAKFGEEKQKKGPGRKAKKQGDPSFPKHLKENVEKKLKSSRQRKRARIATQKLEAKALLKEMKKAAIIEEKKIKSAGKENKGIIKKQVPRKKAPVPVLKEPEESEGEGTTEYSDSDEELQQSKAKKLTKTAKKSQEPKKNLFDEDESEEDDNSDEYEDNDLDIPDDDSESEELGDEEDEEVEGDEGSDVGEEEEEVEGDEGSDLEDEEDEDSNAEDSGDEEEEGDSDGAQDDNYGDSDDSDMLPIEKANKKLKKKMEKEKADAAAEELEMNVTTHDVFQFPEGEEAEKMEGLQDVQQRMKDVIMVLSDFKRLREPNRSRKEYLELLLKDLCLYYSYNEFLMEKLMDIFPLSELMEFLEASEVTRPVTLRANSLKTRRRDLAQALISRGVNLDPIGKWTKVGLVVFNSQVPLGATPEYLAGHYILQGASSLLPVMALAPQENERILDMCSAPGGKASHIAAIMKNTGVLFANDANKDRIKAVVGNFHRLGIVNSVITNVDGRKYSTMMKGFDRILLDAPCTGTGVLSKDPSVKTNKDQGDIDKCVNLQRELILSAIDCLSSADKSKSGGYLVYSTCSILPEENECVVDFALKHRDVRLVPTGLDFGVDGFANFRQHRLHPSLKLSKRFYPHSQNMDGFFVAKLQKLSNKIPQSRKERRIEEAMENPEGSDEEDSEESQEEEKPVQKKSGNKRKREEITKVIKGDKSQKKPKLDSDQQLPKGQKKHVQNGEEQKRPVQGGREQRKPVQSGKEQKKPVQNAKEQKKSVEHKKSVQNGQPDGLFILPKGKTNLKGQKSNSIATKLNC; encoded by the exons ATGGGCCGCAAAGCTAAGTTTGGAGAAGAGAAGCAGAAAAAGGGACCAGGCAGGAAAGCAAAAAAGCAGGGCGATCCTTCATTCCCAAAACATCTAAAAG aaaatgttgaaaagaAACTTAAGAGTTCGCGTCAGAGGAAGAGAGCAAGGATTGCAACGCAGAAACTCGAGGCGAAGGCTCTCTTGAAAGAAATGAAGAAAGCTGCAATAAtcgaagaaaagaaaatcaaatctgCAGGGAAAGAGAATAAAG GAATCATCAAGAAACAAGTTCCACGTAAGAAGGCGCCAGTTCCGGTATTAAAAGAGCCTGAAGAGAGTGAAGGTGAAGGAACCACTGAATATAGTGACAGTGATGAGGAGCTGCAGCAGTCAAAGGCTAAGAAGTTAACCAAAACTGCAAAGAAATCTCAAGAACCGAAGAAAAACTTGTTCGATGAAG ATGAAAGTGAGGAAGATGACAATAGTGATGAATATGAGGACAATGACCTGGATATTCCTGACGATGATTCTGAATCTGAGGAACTTGGAGACGAAGAGGATGAAGAAGTTGAAGGAGATGAAGGTAGTGACGTGGGagaggaggaagaagaagtTGAAGGAGATGAAGGTAGTGACTTGGAAGATGAGGAAGATGAAGACAGCAACGCTGAAGACAGCGGAGATGAGGAAGAGGAAGGTGACTCTGATGGTGCTCAGGATGATAATTACGGAGATTCTGATGACAGCGACATGCTTCCTATTGAAAAAGCCAACAAGaagctgaagaaaaaaatggagaagGAAAA GGCcgatgctgctgctgaggaACTAGAAATGAACGTCACCACGCATGATGTCTTCCAATTCCCTGAAGGCGAAGAGGCAGAAAAAATGGAAGGACTGCAAGATGTGCAGCAGAGAATGAAGGATGTCATCATGGTGCTCTCTGACTTCAA GCGGCTGAGGGAGCCAAACCGTAGCAGGAAGGAATACCTGGAACTTCTGCTGAAAGACTTGTGTCTCTACTACAGCTACAATGAATTTCTTATGGAAAAACTTATGGATATCTTCCCATTGAGTGAATTGATGGAGTTCTTGGAGGCCAGTGAAGTGACCAGGCCCGTTACCCTGAGGGCAAACTCTCTGAAAACTAGACGCAGAGATCTGGCGCAG GCCTTGATCAGCAGAGGTGTCAATTTGGACCCGATCGGCAAGTGGACCAAGGTTGGTCTGGTAGTTTTCAACTCGCAAGTGCCGCTTGGCGCCACTCCTGAGTACCTTGCGGGTCACTACATTCTCCAGGGAGCATCCAGTTTGCTGCCAGTGATGGCACTGGCCCCGCAAGAAAACGAACGAATCCTAGACATGTGTTCCGCGCCTGGAGGAAAAGCATCTCACATTG CTGCTATTATGAAGAATACTGGAGTTCTCTTTGCTAATGATGCCAACAAGGACAGAATCAAAGCCGTTGTGGGCAACTTCCATCGCTTGGGAATTGTAAATTCAGTCATCACAAACGTTGATGGAAGAAAGTATTCTACG ATGATGAAAGGTTTCGACCGCATCTTGTTAGATGCCCCTTGCACAGGCACAGGTGTGTTGTCCAAGGATCCCAGCGTCAAAACTAACAAGGACCAAGGAGACATTGACAAGTGCGTCAACCTGCAGAGGGAACTCATCCTTTCAGCCATTGATTGTCTCAGTTCTGCAGACAAATCCAAGTCTGGTGGCTACCTCGTCTACTCGACTTGTTCCATTTTG CCTGAGGAAAATGAGTGCGTTGTTGATTTTGCTCTGAAGCATAGAGATGTCAGGCTTGTGCCAACTGGACTTGATTTTGGCGTTGATGGCTTTGCCAACTTCAGACAACACAG ACTGCACCCTAGCCTGAAACTATCTAAAAGGTTTTATCCTCATTCCCAAAACATGGATGGCTTCTTTGTGGCTAAGCTTCAAAAATTATCCAACAAAATTCCACAATCAAGGAAAGAAAGGAGGATAGAAGAAGCAATGGAGAACCCTGAAGGCAGTGATGAGGAAGACTCTGAAGAAAGCCAGG AGGAAGAGAAACCAGTGCAAAAGAAAAGTGGCAACAAGAGAAAGAGGGAAGAGATAACCAAGGTTATCAAAGGAGATAAAAGCCAGAAAAAGCCCAAACTGGACAGTGATCAACAGTTGCCTAAAGGTCAGAAGAAGCATGTTCAAAATGGTGAAGAACAGAAGAGAC CTGTTCAAGGTGGCAGAGAACAGAGGAAACCTGTTCAAAGTGGCAAAGAACAGAAGAAAC CTGTCCAAAATGCTAAAGAACAGAAGAAATCTGTAGAACACAAGAAATCTGTTCAAAATGGACAGCCAGATGGCTTATTTATCTTGCCCAAAGGGAAGACAAATTTGAAAGGGCAGAAGTCAAATAGCATTGCTACAAAGTTAAACTGCTAA
- the LOC135938513 gene encoding uncharacterized protein LOC135938513 isoform X2, which produces MGRKAKFGEEKQKKGPGRKAKKQGDPSFPKHLKENVEKKLKSSRQRKRARIATQKLEAKALLKEMKKAAIIEEKKIKSAGKENKGIIKKQVPRKKAPVPVLKEPEESEGEGTTEYSDSDEELQQSKAKKLTKTAKKSQEPKKNLFDEDESEEDDNSDEYEDNDLDIPDDDSESEELGDEEDEEVEGDEGSDVGEEEEEVEGDEGSDLEDEEDEDSNAEDSGDEEEEGDSDGAQDDNYGDSDDSDMLPIEKANKKLKKKMEKEKADAAAEELEMNVTTHDVFQFPEGEEAEKMEGLQDVQQRMKDVIMVLSDFKRLREPNRSRKEYLELLLKDLCLYYSYNEFLMEKLMDIFPLSELMEFLEASEVTRPVTLRANSLKTRRRDLAQALISRGVNLDPIGKWTKVGLVVFNSQVPLGATPEYLAGHYILQGASSLLPVMALAPQENERILDMCSAPGGKASHIAAIMKNTGVLFANDANKDRIKAVVGNFHRLGIVNSVITNVDGRKYSTMMKGFDRILLDAPCTGTGVLSKDPSVKTNKDQGDIDKCVNLQRELILSAIDCLSSADKSKSGGYLVYSTCSILPEENECVVDFALKHRDVRLVPTGLDFGVDGFANFRQHRLHPSLKLSKRFYPHSQNMDGFFVAKLQKLSNKIPQSRKERRIEEAMENPEGSDEEDSEESQEEEKPVQKKSGNKRKREEITKVIKGDKSQKKPKLDSDQQLPKGQKKHVQNGEEQKRPVQGGREQRKPVQSGKEQKKPVQNAKGQRKPVQGSKEQRKPVQNAKEQKKSVEHKKSVQNGQPDGLFILPKGKTNLKGQKSNSIATKLNC; this is translated from the exons ATGGGCCGCAAAGCTAAGTTTGGAGAAGAGAAGCAGAAAAAGGGACCAGGCAGGAAAGCAAAAAAGCAGGGCGATCCTTCATTCCCAAAACATCTAAAAG aaaatgttgaaaagaAACTTAAGAGTTCGCGTCAGAGGAAGAGAGCAAGGATTGCAACGCAGAAACTCGAGGCGAAGGCTCTCTTGAAAGAAATGAAGAAAGCTGCAATAAtcgaagaaaagaaaatcaaatctgCAGGGAAAGAGAATAAAG GAATCATCAAGAAACAAGTTCCACGTAAGAAGGCGCCAGTTCCGGTATTAAAAGAGCCTGAAGAGAGTGAAGGTGAAGGAACCACTGAATATAGTGACAGTGATGAGGAGCTGCAGCAGTCAAAGGCTAAGAAGTTAACCAAAACTGCAAAGAAATCTCAAGAACCGAAGAAAAACTTGTTCGATGAAG ATGAAAGTGAGGAAGATGACAATAGTGATGAATATGAGGACAATGACCTGGATATTCCTGACGATGATTCTGAATCTGAGGAACTTGGAGACGAAGAGGATGAAGAAGTTGAAGGAGATGAAGGTAGTGACGTGGGagaggaggaagaagaagtTGAAGGAGATGAAGGTAGTGACTTGGAAGATGAGGAAGATGAAGACAGCAACGCTGAAGACAGCGGAGATGAGGAAGAGGAAGGTGACTCTGATGGTGCTCAGGATGATAATTACGGAGATTCTGATGACAGCGACATGCTTCCTATTGAAAAAGCCAACAAGaagctgaagaaaaaaatggagaagGAAAA GGCcgatgctgctgctgaggaACTAGAAATGAACGTCACCACGCATGATGTCTTCCAATTCCCTGAAGGCGAAGAGGCAGAAAAAATGGAAGGACTGCAAGATGTGCAGCAGAGAATGAAGGATGTCATCATGGTGCTCTCTGACTTCAA GCGGCTGAGGGAGCCAAACCGTAGCAGGAAGGAATACCTGGAACTTCTGCTGAAAGACTTGTGTCTCTACTACAGCTACAATGAATTTCTTATGGAAAAACTTATGGATATCTTCCCATTGAGTGAATTGATGGAGTTCTTGGAGGCCAGTGAAGTGACCAGGCCCGTTACCCTGAGGGCAAACTCTCTGAAAACTAGACGCAGAGATCTGGCGCAG GCCTTGATCAGCAGAGGTGTCAATTTGGACCCGATCGGCAAGTGGACCAAGGTTGGTCTGGTAGTTTTCAACTCGCAAGTGCCGCTTGGCGCCACTCCTGAGTACCTTGCGGGTCACTACATTCTCCAGGGAGCATCCAGTTTGCTGCCAGTGATGGCACTGGCCCCGCAAGAAAACGAACGAATCCTAGACATGTGTTCCGCGCCTGGAGGAAAAGCATCTCACATTG CTGCTATTATGAAGAATACTGGAGTTCTCTTTGCTAATGATGCCAACAAGGACAGAATCAAAGCCGTTGTGGGCAACTTCCATCGCTTGGGAATTGTAAATTCAGTCATCACAAACGTTGATGGAAGAAAGTATTCTACG ATGATGAAAGGTTTCGACCGCATCTTGTTAGATGCCCCTTGCACAGGCACAGGTGTGTTGTCCAAGGATCCCAGCGTCAAAACTAACAAGGACCAAGGAGACATTGACAAGTGCGTCAACCTGCAGAGGGAACTCATCCTTTCAGCCATTGATTGTCTCAGTTCTGCAGACAAATCCAAGTCTGGTGGCTACCTCGTCTACTCGACTTGTTCCATTTTG CCTGAGGAAAATGAGTGCGTTGTTGATTTTGCTCTGAAGCATAGAGATGTCAGGCTTGTGCCAACTGGACTTGATTTTGGCGTTGATGGCTTTGCCAACTTCAGACAACACAG ACTGCACCCTAGCCTGAAACTATCTAAAAGGTTTTATCCTCATTCCCAAAACATGGATGGCTTCTTTGTGGCTAAGCTTCAAAAATTATCCAACAAAATTCCACAATCAAGGAAAGAAAGGAGGATAGAAGAAGCAATGGAGAACCCTGAAGGCAGTGATGAGGAAGACTCTGAAGAAAGCCAGG AGGAAGAGAAACCAGTGCAAAAGAAAAGTGGCAACAAGAGAAAGAGGGAAGAGATAACCAAGGTTATCAAAGGAGATAAAAGCCAGAAAAAGCCCAAACTGGACAGTGATCAACAGTTGCCTAAAGGTCAGAAGAAGCATGTTCAAAATGGTGAAGAACAGAAGAGAC CTGTTCAAGGTGGCAGAGAACAGAGGAAACCTGTTCAAAGTGGCAAAGAACAGAAGAAACCTGTCCAAAATGCTAAAGGACAGAGGAAACCTGTTCAAGGTAGCAAAGAACAGAGGAAACCTGTCCAAAATGCTAAAGAACAGAAGAAATCTGTAGAACACAAGAAATCTGTTCAAAATGGACAGCCAGATGGCTTATTTATCTTGCCCAAAGGGAAGACAAATTTGAAAGGGCAGAAGTCAAATAGCATTGCTACAAAGTTAAACTGCTAA